DNA from Plasmodium cynomolgi strain B DNA, chromosome 12, whole genome shotgun sequence:
TCGATTTTGTACCTTCAAATTTTCTGCCGTTCCCCTCCCCCATATTATTTTCAACACGTTTAGCATTTTCAACATGTTTAGCATTTTCAACACGTTCAACATTGCTAACACGGTCAACATTGCTAACAAGCTCAGCATTTTCAACACGTTCAACATTGCTAACGCGCTTAACACTTTGCATGCTTTGCCTTTCCGTGGGGGAGGGATCAATCAGTTTAAATGGCCCAGTAGCTGGGGAGTATTTTGCGCCCGCTGGTTCAGGCTGCTTATTTCTTGGGGcgtagaggaaaaaattaccccTTTTGTTTCACCTGCAGAGTTTGGCGGAGCTTCTGCGAGATTCGCGTAGGAGAAATACTGGACTGTACTGCCTAACAAGTTctgatatttttctccaccgACCTGATTTATGGATTGAATATTTATGTCTCCATTGGTGTGGTGGTGACTACTGTCCACTGTGTGGATGTCCTTCCTCACTCCGTTACCGTCATCTCCCTTTTCCTGTAAAATGTCTAACAATTCTTTCTTTTGCAAACTTatcaatttttcatttgaagTCTTAATTAACTGAGACATATCCTGCTgattcatactttttttatttgtcacATATTGAGGAGTATGAGGTTGCTGGTACACATCATTGGTGGAAGTCTCTATATTTGAAAGACGCTGAAGAATTCCCATCGAGCTGCTAACATtagtgtttttattttcatttatcttaTTTGTGTATACATTTAGGTACCCCACATTTGCCGCTTCACCCTTCAAGCTTGTAGTTTTTGTGTCTACATATGTTTTTACCCATGAAGGCATtccattttctccctttGAAATTGTCACCTTCGCATCAGAGCCTTTAAATTGATCTATGCATTTCTTTGAATTGCTATTAATCGTGTATCTACCGTCCATATTGCCACTTCCCTTTATTAGCGTATTTGTCAAAACGCTTTCGGCGCACCGTTTTTTTGACAAATCGCCCGAGTTGTTTTCTACTATGATGTGGGACCTATTGAAGTTCTGATCAAACGGTTTGGAAAGGCCATTAACAGTAGTGTACTCTCCGCTGTTTTCCCCCTTAACCGATACTAACTGATTCGTTAACTCCGTAAGACTGCAAACCTTATTAGCGGCTCTGAGCTCTCCACTTGAAATTACACTCCCCAGCGGAATTTGTTCAAGAACAATCGGCTTTTCTATAAATGGCAATTGTTGCAGCTGTGCCATTTTGCTCTGCGCCTGACTCTGTGGAGAGTGTGCCTGCGGAAGGGCGTCACGTTTCACTGCAAATTCGGCTTGTCCGTAGGGTGCTAGCGTCGCCGTAATGGGCACACGCgtttgcaaaattggcacCTGTGTCTGAGCTGTTGATACATGCGCCTGAGCCGCTGATCCATGCATCTGAGCTGCTACCCCTTGCACCTGTGATGCTACCCCCTGCATGTGCAATCTCCCTTGAGACAGCTCTAAGGGCACGTGAATCACCTGCGGATGCGCGCGAGGGAAATGACTCTGCGGTATTGGCGTATTCCCTTCTGGAACTGAATGGGCTGAAAAGTTTGGCAAAACGGATGCCGACTGATACCTCCTTGCGGTATATTCCGGTACGCACAAATTAACATTAGCTAACTCGGGTCGGACTTCAGCAAAAACATTTTGAGACAGATTTTTCATTCCTCCCTGTGGTACATTCTCGCACATGTTATAAGTGACTAGTGGTGTCCTTGGCATTGTATCAGCTCGAAAGGCATATTCGTAAATTGGTCCTCCCGCAGCATATGCTTCCTTTTCGCAATTTGTTAGAGTTTCCTCCTTGGGAGTGCTTCTAGACACCAGATTGGCAGTCTCGTTTCTTGCACAAAATTTCTCATTAGGTGTGTTCTTCACATCGACGCAACTGCATCGTTCTACGTTCGAGGGCTGTTTAATAGTTGGCTTAGATGCAACAAGGTTGTGGGTACCTGTACATGCACCATTTTGACATCCTAACGCGTGGATCGTTCTCATGCTTAGAGACCTTTTGTTCTTTACATGGCTACTACTCTGTAGGTTGTACTTCCTCACATGTTTGCCATGTTTCAATCCCCttgtctttccttttttttttcccctactgCAGCAATTTTCATCAAAGAAATTTGGTTCTTGCTCCAAACCATTCTTTGAAGAGtcgttatttttatgtttcccaCTTTGCttcgattttttcttgttcttgTTTTCCCACATCAAATCTGCGCAATCGTTCcggttttgtttttcccggGGGTGAGGTACCTTACATTTGATTAACACCTTTCCCTGTTTTGTGTTCCTTTCTGCCACTTTCGAATAAGGGTCATAATAGCTTTCTTTACATGCCAATAATTCGCTATCCTTAGTTGATTTGCCACTAGGTTTGAGCCCTTTAGTGCCTGAATGGCCTGCCAGCTTGTGTTTGTGTTTTCCCCTGTCCTTGTAGTTGTCTGCCTGCCTCATTCCCATATGTGGGGTTGAATAGTCGTGCGAATCGTTGTAATCTGATTTGACATTCTTATTTGTACTAATGGGTGAATCGTTCGAACAGTCAGAAGAATCTCCACTGCGTTCTCCACTCGAGCAGTAAGCACCCTTTGACTCCGTGTCTGAAGTTCTCATTTCCATTATGGTTGAgtttgataaaattatgtCTACAGAATTACCTGAGGGCATATTTTCCATCCCGTTTATTCTTCTAGggtttacaaaatttaaatcGTTATGTTGACTCTTGCTTCTCTTCTTGTTCTGAATAATGGGTGTATCGTTTTTACTCTCCTCGTTGTAGTCCTGCCTTTTGAGGGTAAAATTAGAGTTATCTTCGCCAGCTTccagcacattttttaatcctcCTAAGTTAGAATTGTTTACGCTACTTCCATCCGAGTCGTTAGAAAAACCGTGATAATTACAAGTGCCATCTGAAATATCTTTCAATTTGTCGGAACAGCTGCTATCCTTCATAGTAGTATCTACGACGGTGTTTTTGTCAAATCCATGTTCGCTACTTTTATGCTTATCGTGATGGAAGTTTTCGATTTCGTCTTCTTTGCCGTTTCCAAACGTGGGTACCTTTTTAACAGTGAAGGACTTATCATTTGGGCAACCTTCTCCAAACTGCTTGAtgctatttttcttcttacttttatttttaagactAATGTTGCTGTCCTTTCGTCCCGTTTTCGCATTTTGAGGTCTTGAATAAATGGGATGCTTAGATTTTACAATTGAACAAATAGTTGGAAGTTCGTAATGCTTCTTGTAATCGCATCCCCATGATAACGGATTCGATTTGTGAAGTGTCCCATATGCCATGGATGACACTACATAGTCTGCACTTGGGGTTGGGGACATATAATTCGGAGTAATATTGGATCCTGGCAAATGTAGAAGAGCcccattttcttcaaatttttcatttcggtAGTTCAGGGGGTTGAGGATAAGTGTATCAAATTCTTCACTTTTCGTCTTTTtggaagcatttttttttttcttcttcttgggGTTTCTTTCATTCTTTACACAATTTAGGTAATAAGCTTTATTCGCTTCCGAGTACACATGtatgacattttttagcTCCTGTTCCGACATTGGGTTTATTTCGCTGGCATTTCGCACAACGGTTCCTCTATTCTTGGGGATTCTCCTAAGAGGGGTTGATGATTTGATCGTCTCACTTTGTGTCCTCATGATTTAGAAGCCCATTGGGAGGAGAACAAATAGTTTATGTATTTATCTTAAAACTGAAACATTTATGAGGGGCGGGGAAGATTCTCATGCGAGTTATACAGTTGAATATACACGTAACGCTGTCCAACATTGAATTTTTGTCCTCATCCGTGAACGTGTCACAAATTTGATGTATTTTTCGGTGTGCAGTGTTGTTAGCGGTGAGGAATGTACACTTCACATTTaaggggggaacaaaagGGCACAATTGGGGGTAAACGCGAAAGGCGGGATAAATATGCAAATCGGAACAAAACGACAAAGATCAATCTGCATACTCCTGCCCTTACAACAACAATTAAACAGGTAAAATAAGTTTATGAGCATTCATTAATCATTTACAAATGTGCACTCGAACAAGTGTGCTacttttttctcgttttaaAATAGCGGTACGGAGTgccaattttgaaaaatttacaactatttattttatttttttttttttctacatttttttttttttttttagaaagaAAATAGTTTGGCTATCTACCTTGCCgttcagaaaatttttgtgtacacatttttttttattttatagaaAGAGTGCAAAGTTGgacttaaaaatatgttactCCTGCTGTTGTAGAAACTTTCACGCAGTGACAATGCAAAGTCCATCACCAGGGAATCGCAAACAAGATgtatattcttttaaaaatatcttaAAATGTTTGTTAACCTTTTTCATAAgaagagaataaaaaaaaaaaaaaaaaaaactatgaACATTGCAATGTTAATATAGAATATTTTCAGCtaccttgaaaaaaaaaatatgtacgtacatgatcatttttatatgcttaaaaaaaaaaaaaagctaactGTACAGGCATACAACAGCGCTACATGGTTAGCTTCCCAGCCTTGATGAAACACCTGTATTGTCCTATCTATGTCCGTAAAAGGTAGCGTGTGGAATGTTAAAAGGAAAGCCCTTACACACATTTGGGGAATTCACTCATAAGTAGAGTAAAACTAAACAATGGTAAAATAGTCTACGGGGGGTTGTTGTCCCTCCAATGTTAGCTGATGACAATTttggggggcaaaaaaaaatgctgcaaaATTTTGTGCGAAAATAAGGTATAAAGGATAAAAGACTGTGCATAAGTTccaactttttctttaagaGTTATTCGTATCCCCTTTTAAAAGGACTGTTATTATTCTTAAAGGATGAAGTTAAAATCAGCAGGTGTGCATAtacagcaatttttttatttaaagtaGAAATGGCAAATTGGGgtggaaatttaaaaacgtAATTTGTGATGCTCGTTAGACTTTTACTTATTATTGTTGAAAAGGATTTTAAGTTGGTACTTGCTATTGTCATtaaggcctttttttttttttttattttttaatttgtaaaGTTTTATTTTCAGCCAAGTCATCTGCAAATACCTGGATTAAGCTGCAGCGTGCTTGGCAATTTTACACTTCCACACCTTTGTCATTTcgcatgtgtacattttcGCGCTTCCACCCTTTTGCgttctcccatttttacacagTTCCATAATTTGCAATTATGTGCGGAGAAATAAGCACAATTCGGTCTACCTATCACCAAAGGtacgttttttatttttttgttgaattGTTTTGTTTGATTGTTTGAAGTAACGAGAAggtatatattttcccctattcccgtgtttaaaaaaatgctgccttgaaatttttcctttgaaattttttgccttttgtCAAGCATTTGCTCGTTAAAATTCCATCATTGTAATTTAAGTCTATTTGAATAAATTAGCTCTAGCATTTGTTTAATCAAATGTCTgtctaaaaataaaaacaagtCTATCCGTTTGCCAATTCTGCcaattgtttcattttacaaaaaaaaaaatgattagcAATGAAGAATATTGCGTACCTAAAAAGATTTTATCTATATCTGCGACGGCACTCACGATAATACTCCTAATATTTACCATCGTCAACGAGTACAAATATGTCACGTATTCGAAAGAATTAAGACCCATAATAAAGAACGCCATACCGGTAGGAAGACGCGTGCGAAATGGACTGAAAATGAATCATAACAAATCGTAACAAAATAGCTGCacaaattttatctttaattGAAATCCCCTTTTCACTGCAGGTTTCCTGCATCCCTTTGGAGGAAAACAATGGAAAAATCATAcatatagtaaaaaaaaaaaaacaaagcgaAGCAAAGCAAAGACTGTGTTTAAATCGCTTTACGTGCACACTCTCAAAATTTAGCACAAAGTATAATTATGCCAAACGGCTGCATCCGTGTTAACCGCTTTGTGTGACAGAACTGCCCGCTACAAGACcaggaaatattttatgcaCCACCGGAATTCAGCAGTAACATCTACTCATTTCGAGGCGTGTTCTTCGAAATAAAAGTGGAGATGTACCAGTGGGTGAGGGGGTATGGGTACTTGGGGTTGTTAGCAAGGGGGAGGTTTGAGGATCATGTAGTTAGGACtccttacaattttttttttttctataaaagtagaaaaaatccTGAGTATATGCCGGCCGTCGGAAATGTGGGGAGAAAGGTGAGCTATGTCGACGGACAACGGCGCGTGTCCGTGTTCTCATATGCATGACCACATacacacgtacacacatatatacatttttgtgtgaCTTGAAGGCCTTCCCGAATGTGCGTCCAATCCTACACATAAGTGCTCACTTTTAGGCAAAAGCCATTTTACAATTGTAGCCCCacccaccctttttttttttttttttttcctcctgctGCAGTATGCTAGTTATGCCAAAGCTGGGGGATACAGACTTCCTACGAATGCTCtgataaattttcaaaagaaaaaaaagttggacTTAGTGGATGACGGCTGGTTCACCGAGTCGGAAATAAAACCTCCTTTTACCCTCGACCATTTAAACACGAACGtttatgataattatttGTACACTGGAGATCCTCTGAACCCACAAGTATAACCCTTTTGAGGCGTTTTCGTGACGCGCAGTTTTGATAAGAAATAAATGCTTCACGTGTAAAGGGGATTTTGTAGAGAGGGCGAGAGAAGGAGAGGCGTTCCGCATAAGTAACAATTTTGAGAGGGGATCCTCTGGTGGGTCCTCTGGGGGAACCGCTGAAGGGGGGTAATCCCCAATTTGGGTAGCGGCATggcccaaatggggggagcgCTTCACTCAGATTTAGCCCGTTGGGGTAgctttcccccccacacatacacacgttAAAAAGGCAGAAGGATACACCTGAATTGTGcccatatatgcatatgcacattcgcacccctttttgcgcccttgctcccctttttatagGTCGGGGATGTGCGCGTGTCGTTTTACGGAAGCGCGTCTACGCACGCGACGGTGATCGGAGTTCAGCGGTCGAGGCTGCTAAATACGATATTTGAAATTGAAGGAGTTGAAATCATGAAGCAGAAAGTTGTCTTACTTTCCGAGgacaacaaaataatgatcAACCAGACAAAGGATTTTATCCAAAGGAATTATGGCAACATCAAGTCATTGTGGCTGATAAGGCTGATTACCTACGCCATGGTGTCCTTTCAGATATATTCTCTCCTCCTAGAGGACTCTCGGGTAAGTTGGACGCCTTTGCGCATAcgtaatgaaaaaagaaaaaataataaaagaaaaacgcaTACGAACGATGCATACCGCCACACCACTTAATCCCATTTAGAAGTAACAGAAAAATTCACCTACCTTTTTGCAGAATGCCCTGTGGAAACTGAACACAAGTCTAGTCATGTCTGGAATGGTGTTGTCCGTCTTTCCATGCATTTTCTGGTTTTTCTGTGACACAgtagtatttttatttctattcgtgtttctttttttcttgtccgtgtgtttatttttcatttacaaCAACGACATGTACAGTGGGTACACCGAAATGAAGAATTACATGAAGAAAGCCGTTACAGAACCCACGAATTACACGTTTTTAGATGTAGCAAATGCCTGCTCAGACATATATGAAGACTATGATGATGTACAGAAGGACAAAATCAACACCGTTTTTGAATCCAGTAGCGATGGCTCTTTTTACAATTCCGTCGACAAGCATTTGTCCAAGTTTGATTCTTCCCCCGCCGGGATGTATCACTAGTCGGGGAGTTTCCTAGTTGATAAGCCGGGCGGGGTAAAGGGGTAAAGGAGCAAAGgggcaaaggggaaaagcagaagaaggacaGACGATCAAATGAACACCCTGAAATGGCTAAATCAAATCAAATCAAATGCGAGCATACATTTTGCACACCCCGAGTGCCCGCACGTGGAGGGTTACCCAAATCGACGCTCCTATTTTCCGTGATTTGATGCTGCTGGAAAAAGGTGGGACTCTACACATGGGCAAGCGGAGTGGTCAAGCGGAGTGGTTAAACGGAGTGGTTAAACGGAATGGCCAAACGGAATGACCAAACGGAATGGCCAAGCGGGTTGGCCAAGTGGGTTGGCACCCCATCACGCAGTTCCCGACCGTCCAGCGCAACTGTtctgtttttccatttacGTTTTAGCGCAGACGTttcggtttttttttcgtgcagTTGTTTTTGATCAGATtagttttttcctcttctttttttgttcaggttgtttttttttctcttctttttgttcagtttagttttttgctcttctttttgtttaggttattttttttctcttctttttgttcagtttagttttttccccttctttttgtttttacttttacttcGCCTGTTTGTTCTCCCAGTTTATTCCACCTTGGTGCTACATTTTACCCTCCCTAAAATTACGGACTGCCATTTCTGCTATGtcgcgtaaaaaaaaaaaaaaaaagcgtctgctttattttttttcaatttggtACAATTTACGaatatgcaattttttttttttttacacgtaAAACGGGAAATAAAACTCACTGTCTATTCGCATTTGTTCCagttcagtttttttttcctttcgtgTGAGAAAAAGTTAGTGAAACGAAAGActggataatttttttttttttttttttcctttttgtgtaaattaaCGCCTATCATATCATCGCAAAATTACGCACATACATTGCCCAAATGTATACATTCAGCATATTTACGGGCGTGTTTGTTTTCGCAATTGACATGTGTATACTGAACGGATAGGCCATATGCGCGAATTGGTACCCATCAATGTGGCAGGTGTTAacgtaaatttatttatatccCTGTACGAACACGTGTTACACATGCACTTTATCCTCCTTCCCTTTCTAaggtgctttttttttttttttttttaatttttctggcTAGCATTTagtaattaaaattgttcactctggcgtatttttttttttaatatgacTACACATGCAGGGACCAAGTCAGTGCGCATCCGTCCCGCGAACGTTTGAAGCCTTTTTAAGTTTTCCTTTGGCCCAGTGCGAAAGCTGCATGCCCGTGGGGGTAACTCTCCGAGTTATGGGGGCacagaaaggggaaggaacgCGCGCGTGAAACCCAATACTTAGGACTGAAAAGAGGCGAGCGCGAACGTAAAACCAAAGGCaaggaaaaaggcaaaggaaaaggcaaacGCAAAGGCAAAAGCGTTAACGATAACGATAACGAGACCATGAGTTGCCGCCTTTGACACCCTTGTTgcccttccccattttgaatattttcttccccactGGACATAGCtagtccaaaaaaaaaaaaaacttgtcaACATTTTATTGGCTAATGTTGGAGAAACCAAAAGATgaagtatatttttctgtttgtcAATCCTACAGCGGGGGGAAATAGAGCATCTATGTTCACCGACGTAAGACCCGACTGCGGGATGCGCACCTGCGGCAACGCGTGTACGTACACGTGGACCTCCGCGCGTATCCCCCGGATGTGTATTTTCGtgtcaccgcttcaccgcgtCACCGCGTCACCAcgtcaccgcttcaccgcttcaccacgtcaccacttcaccgcgtCACCACGTCACCGcgtcaccacttcaccgcgtcaccacttcaccgcgtcaccacttcaccacgtcaccgcttcaccacttcaccacATCACCACCTCCCCGCGTCACCACTTCACCAcgtcaccgcttcaccacatCACCACCTCCCCGCCCCTCCCAGTTTGGAGTCAACGAAATAATATTCCACAAGCCGCACAAGTGCCATTTCTccatttacaacattttggagggcgaaaatgggaaaaagcCCGGGTTCCTGCACCTCAGTTCTGTGACGAACAGCCCGAGGGAGGCTGAAATTAAAAGTGAGTCCATGACCCCTAAGTCGAGGGGCCCTGTTAGCAAAAGTAGCCTCTCCGTGGAGGGGAAAAGCGGCACGCAGAACCGCAATCCGAGTCATAACTCCAGTGAGAAGGGAACAAATAAGCCAAGTAACAGCACAGGAAGTGGTGGGAAGACCAAAGGAGAAGATCACCACTCCGGtggtacaaaaaagggaaacaactCGCAAAAGGCAGGTAGTGATAATAGTGATGGCACAGCTGGGGAggatgaaaatatatttgcctATGTCCTAGTGGCAGGAGGAGATGGAACGCTAAACTGGTTTCTAAAAGAAGCAGAACATTATGATATTAAGGATGATAAAATTGCTGTAGGAGTCATTCCCTTCGGAACAGGGAACGATTTTGCCAAAGCGTtcggatggaaaaaaatggatggcTTTTTTAActatacctttttatttgatattttaaaaaaaatagtagatCAAACATTCAAGTCCAAAATTGAGAAGCATGATTATTGGAACGTACATGTGTTGTTGAAGGAAGATGggtattttaataaaatcagTTCgaggacaaaaaagaaggaaacgTTAAtagaaaatgaacaaaatgtgaaaactTTGAAATTGTGCATGAGCAATTACTTCAGTATAGGGATAGATTCAAGGATAGGTAGAGGGTTTGAAAGGCACAGACAGAAGAGTGCCTTTATTAATAAACTCATTTACGTCATTGagggatttaaaaaaattatttttaaaaaaaatactcctgttaatttaattattgaCAAAATGGTTACTGGCAAAAATTACgataatgttatttttacGACTAGCCATAATGACAGcacatcttcttcttctcctcctccccctctccTCAAAAAAGCAATGAGCATCATATGCGTGAACATTCCTTCGTACTC
Protein-coding regions in this window:
- a CDS encoding hypothetical protein (putative); protein product: MSEQELKNVIHVYSEANKAYYLNCVKNERNPKKKKKKNASKKTKSEEFDTLILNPLNYRNEKFEENGALLHLPGSNITPNYMSPTPSADYVVSSMAYGTLHKSNPLSWGCDYKKHYELPTICSIVKSKHPIYSRPQNAKTGRKDSNISLKNKSKKKNSIKQFGEGCPNDKSFTVKKVPTFGNGKEDEIENFHHDKHKSSEHGFDKNTVVDTTMKDSSCSDKLKDISDGTCNYHGFSNDSDGSSVNNSNLGGLKNVLEAGEDNSNFTLKRQDYNEESKNDTPIIQNKKRSKSQHNDLNFVNPRRINGMENMPSGNSVDIILSNSTIMEMRTSDTESKGAYCSSGERSGDSSDCSNDSPISTNKNVKSDYNDSHDYSTPHMGMRQADNYKDRGKHKHKLAGHSGTKGLKPSGKSTKDSELLACKESYYDPYSKVAERNTKQGKVLIKCKVPHPREKQNRNDCADLMWENKNKKKSKQSGKHKNNDSSKNGLEQEPNFFDENCCSRGKKKGKTRGLKHGKHVRKYNLQSSSHVKNKRSLSMRTIHALGCQNGACTGTHNLVASKPTIKQPSNVERCSCVDVKNTPNEKFCARNETANLVSRSTPKEETLTNCEKEAYAAGGPIYEYAFRADTMPRTPLVTYNMCENVPQGGMKNLSQNVFAEVRPELANVNLCVPEYTARRYQSASVLPNFSAHSVPEGNTPIPQSHFPRAHPQSQAQSKMAQLQQLPFIEKPIVLEQIPLGSVISSGELRAANKVCSLTELTNQLVSVKGENSGEYTTVNGLSKPFDQNFNRSHIIVENNSGDLSKKRCAESVLTNTLIKGSGNMDGRYTINSNSKKCIDQFKGSDAKVTISKGENGMPSWVKTYVDTKTTSLKGEAANVGYLNVYTNKINENKNTNVSSSMGILQRLSNIETSTNDVYQQPHTPQYVTNKKSMNQQDMSQLIKTSNEKLISLQKKELLDILQEKGDDGNGVRKDIHTVDSSHHHTNGDINIQSINQVGGEKYQNLLGSTVQYFSYANLAEAPPNSAGETKGPEPAGAKYSPATGPFKLIDPSPTERQSMQSVKRVSNVERVENAELVSNVDRVSNVERVENAKHVENAKRVENNMGEGNGRKFEGTKSKGNLLLKEAVKGDLHNSNDTSLSRGSSTNDPLNIGFMKKNLNLLFCADEERNSLDNVESRDGNTPTSSEQENGPQSGHNNESSAQCTDSNGNAISADNIEEDDGNFVHVGIGARLSEDDHVSDQCASDGVVRKTGLSCGIRGVSSNKAIDQISNNVSDKTCDKACDKTCDKACDKACDEAIDLTNRSDDVLDNGLIADRSLGGNTCNGDDMVRVNSANSESDNLEIERGEGTDGITDESILQDDASRKTHTLDGVKGSGLQDLEGRNTRNVIKVMFTERVEKCSLGKSIKKGESPELEKEKFSVNHNFDEAKKQNGVVKWVKFNHGFEKSPSFNEKMEELKFLKEIYEREKVDKGKGSDAEMNQNFKVTTISGTQKLSVGRNTNLNYHYRKHTNFNREDKVKTFTSALSHLMKDNLEERQKGDDNPFRTLAPPGQTFYEPISAIPGSFLAEQKVNKINITYSHHQDEHNAEGPMEDRTITKGDCGEGDVTTSKCASDKGKASQYMSCTQNDVANSDYSFNGKINLSQGGANGEVFNMPRHCVEKVTFADVNPLFEDSKVTHVEPPQCSRNGIFVQNKLMLHKDRCERFNPGLIHYGGRKETHSVWSGRNLSKGKNKSNKELHLKGSIKGSICENDGRRASRRNTPEKRDKYSIHVSDYFSNRNDDYASYMMSKEGAQNRLVSDLSVVPPCNDAKCNDHNYTSRRSNDTKMLRHMGNQIVRLEEAPPGNKHIKEDIFPIEAKLGKPPQLGELNNDVDFTCNDQSSLNRENTEGENSIGGETLSCGATDQNCNSTLFCCPVKEDVTSTPPRISRTTTLMNKLFRKAKKSPDHVDKRENDFKCVDKVPKVSLEETKRDSLLGKCSVSFKEDKSDLFELPTREKGGRTFSYVSNGTNGSRRLCTNCPTIPCEPFKGGRRAATQLYKAPISLPAHTDRGTHADRGTYADRGTHDDRGTYADRGTYVDRGTYADRGTYADRGTYADWRTTTRRNITTMNNAPPTAMPYPKCELICKIPRRAFTTYFQGRDC
- a CDS encoding hypothetical protein (putative), whose translation is MISNEEYCVPKKILSISATALTIILLIFTIVNEYKYVTYSKELRPIIKNAIPVSCIPLEENNGKIIHINCPLQDQEIFYAPPEFSSNIYSFRGVFFEIKVEMYQWVRGYGYLGLLARGRFEDHVVRTPYNFFFFYKSRKNPEYMPAVGNVGRKYASYAKAGGYRLPTNALINFQKKKKLDLVDDGWFTESEIKPPFTLDHLNTNVYDNYLYTGDPLNPQVGDVRVSFYGSASTHATVIGVQRSRLLNTIFEIEGVEIMKQKVVLLSEDNKIMINQTKDFIQRNYGNIKSLWLIRLITYAMVSFQIYSLLLEDSRNALWKLNTSLVMSGMVLSVFPCIFWFFCDTVVFLFLFVFLFFLSVCLFFIYNNDMYSGYTEMKNYMKKAVTEPTNYTFLDVANACSDIYEDYDDVQKDKINTVFESSSDGSFYNSVDKHLSKFDSSPAGMYH
- a CDS encoding diacylglycerol kinase (putative) — encoded protein: MKYIFLFVNPTAGGNRASMFTDFGVNEIIFHKPHKCHFSIYNILEGENGKKPGFLHLSSVTNSPREAEIKSESMTPKSRGPVSKSSLSVEGKSGTQNRNPSHNSSEKGTNKPSNSTGSGGKTKGEDHHSGGTKKGNNSQKAGSDNSDGTAGEDENIFAYVLVAGGDGTLNWFLKEAEHYDIKDDKIAVGVIPFGTGNDFAKAFGWKKMDGFFNYTFLFDILKKIVDQTFKSKIEKHDYWNVHVLLKEDGYFNKISSRTKKKETLIENEQNVKTLKLCMSNYFSIGIDSRIGRGFERHRQKSAFINKLIYVIEGFKKIIFKKNTPVNLIIDKMVTGKNYDNVIFTTSHNDSTSSSSPPPPLLKKAMSIICVNIPSYSSGNDIWNYTHKIGLKLPKDLPSEQKKVYKDLKKSQQEVGDGVLEFVIYQSGVDLGLEFTLRGRAFRVHQGIGPWKILFKEQVCNVYFQVDGEYYLMSFPDSISIDHYKKINVLKNMV